The proteins below are encoded in one region of Bremerella sp. P1:
- a CDS encoding helix-turn-helix domain-containing protein — protein MTRTVNKFGKILRARRLEMKFSLRTFAKMSGVSPTYLSQVEQGNVDPPTAERVSRMAELLEANVDEWISLAGRVPEDLPEIIQRNPTAMPELLREANGLTAEQLKKLIEGARKMKEKKG, from the coding sequence ATGACACGTACCGTTAACAAATTTGGCAAGATACTTCGCGCTCGCAGGCTCGAAATGAAGTTTAGTCTGCGCACATTCGCCAAGATGTCGGGCGTAAGCCCCACGTATCTCTCCCAGGTGGAACAAGGCAATGTGGATCCGCCTACGGCGGAGCGGGTTTCTCGGATGGCCGAGCTTTTGGAAGCGAACGTTGACGAGTGGATCTCGCTGGCCGGACGTGTCCCTGAAGATTTGCCGGAGATTATCCAGAGGAACCCGACCGCGATGCCGGAGCTGCTCCGCGAGGCAAATGGTCTGACTGCCGAGCAGTTGAAGAAGTTGATCGAAGGTGCACGCAAGATGAAGGAAAAGAAGGGGTAG